A region of the Silene latifolia isolate original U9 population chromosome 9, ASM4854445v1, whole genome shotgun sequence genome:
CAATTACTAATATTAATTTAGATATAAAAAAATGGGATATCATCAAAAATCATCTTCTAGCTCCAAATAAAGCCTAAATATTTGTGAGCATGTAGAATTCAAATATCACACTCCCAACGAGTTTGCCTTTGCGTTTAGGGTACGTAGCTTAGCTTGCATCAccaattctcatttaagacgtattttatccgtcttaagcttatgACGGGTCAAATACATACCAAATCACCTCACTTGTTACCTAAGAAGTGCCACCATGTAGTAGTATTTGACCCGTCGTAAGCAAGGCTTACTGAGCTTGCATAGTCTCGTCTCGTGCAATTTCTTCaattaatttttgtgcaaattaatgtGTCAAGAGAAAGTTCAATTATTCTAAAAATAAAGATATTTATATTCTTAAAATAATTCATGGTAGTTATCCAAAATGCTTTAGAGATATCTTTATAAATtaacggtttttctaacctatgcccactagacataggataaaaaaacaaaaaaggaaagaaataaatGTATTTATTGTAAAGAAAAGTAAAATTAATAGGATAtttcaatttcccataaaaataccaattaattcttttcttttttattttattatcttATGCCTAGTggacataggttagaaaaacccataAATTTAAACTAGAAAGAACCTTAATTAGTCAAGGGTAGACTTCAACTTGTAAGGCGGACAAAAATTAAGCACATCCTTGTATCCCTACACATATGTTGTATGAGAAAAATCTAACACAAGTATCATCCCACGGGTGGTATCCGTTTTAAGTTATGGCAAATAAAATATAATCATTTTACGATAAAATGAgaactttttttattttattataaaatggtgATTACTATCCTCTCCTTAAGTTAAAACCGTCtgaaataaatttataattaactacaaagaatgactaataattagttaaataGATAGTTTTACAAATTTTTTGCATattttaatactccgtatataaaaCCATCTTACTCAAAATTTTGTACATATTAATAAGACAGTTTTATGAGTTATGTTAGCTGGAAATATACACATAAGTACAAGATTACCTTTGACTAGTCTCTGATTAATAATCCCTCAGTCCGATTATTTATTTACCTATTCCATTTTAAGTTATTTCAGTCAATTATtacctttttattttaagaatattTTTGATGACTAATTGGATCCCGCACAGTTAATTTAGTCCATTTATCATATAATAATTGATCCCTCCTCTTTTCTTGATCTTTTTGTTAAAATCAAAGACAAATAAATTAGCCGAATGGAAGGAGTAGCAGTAATCTAAAATACATAGACAAAGACTTGGAATTTGGAAAGGCTTGAAACAATTTAACTTGTTGACGTCTACTACGTACAGTGTTAATGtattatttacttatttattttgtcattttatttgattttttttccatCACAATAATTAGATGGTTTGCagcgtaccaaaaaaaaaataagtagATGGTTTGCGCTATATAAACCATCATAGTATCTCTTAATTACACCACAATAATTTATAATCAcaaatttctctttttttaattaatttttaataatTAATCATCATGCATGCTATGGTTAACTATATTTTGTTCATGGCATTAGTAGTGCTTCCACTCTTACAATTGTTTCCTAGTCCTAATATGGTTAATGCTAGAAAATTGACGACTAAAAATGCAATTTTTTCGGTTGATCTCATTCGTCGTAATTCCTCTAAAATCACCTTACGAGGAGGCGACCAAGGGAGGCTCTCCCTTGGCTCGATCTCTCACCACCACCAGATAACGCTATCTTCTAAATTTTACAACCTTAAAACTATCCTAAATAATAACCCGCGTGATGGAGGGGTGGTGTACGACAAAACTACTGTCCAAAGTGTTGTAATCCCCGATGGAGGGGAGTTCGACATGAAAATATCAATAGGAACTCCCCCAGTGGAGTTCACGGCAATAGCTGACACAGGGAGCGACCTGATCTGGGTCCAGTGCTCCCCGTGTCAGCGTTGCATAGGGGAACAACCCCATTTATTCGACCCAACACAATCCTCGACCGATAATATAATTGCATGCACCTCTCATTTATGTGATGCTAACCAATTGGACTTGTCTCAAGCGGGTTGTTCACAAAATGATCACAATTCATGTATTTATACATATGGTTATGGAGATGGGACTCAGACTAGGGGCGTGTTGAGCACGGATACCGTTACTTTCCCTACAACTTCTATATCCGACGTAGTGTTCGGGTGTGGGTATGTATATCCAGGAAGGTACTTTGGATCCCAATGGGGATGGACTAGTCGGGTTAGGAGGCGGGCCTTTGTCATTAGTGTCACAACTCGGCCCAAATATCAACTACAAATTTTCTTACTGTTTAACCCCTGAATCTTCAGGGGCTACCAGTAAGTTGAATTTTGGGATTGATGTGACAGGTCCAGGAGTTATATCAACTCCTTTTGCCCAACAAGATAATACCCCACCTACATTTTATACTGTTACTCTAGATAATATAAGTATCGGGGACACTTCTGTCCCCGTTACTAATAGTATAGTTGTAGACTCTGGTACAACTTTTACAATTCTACCCTCAGATATCTATGAGGAGATTAAGACTGCCGTTGAGGCAAGTATTGAGCTCACCCCGGTAAATGGCCCAAACCCGATGTTCGATCCTTGCTATGAGACTGACTCATTGGACGGGTTAAATTTCGCGGGTATGGTGTTCCATTTTAGTGGAGGTGATGTTATGCTTAAGGCCGAAAATAGTTTCATTATTACTGGGGACGGTTTTGCTTGTTTTGCAATGATACCTACAGATAGTCCTACTTTCATACGGAGTATATGGGAATATTGCTCAAACCAACTTTCATATTGGGTATGATTTGCAAGCACAACAAGTCTCTTTTGCTCCAGCCGATTGCACCCAGTTTTGATACTCCGTATGTAATATGCTTACTTTATAAAGTAATAGACGAAAGTCTTTAAGATATTGTTGCAATTATATTATCATCACATGTAGTATTACAATGCGTGTATAATTATCGTTCTATTTAAGGATATCcattagagaaaattgttgattacaacctTTTATAAACCccattttgaaaattacagccttatataattttttttgaaaattacatccaaaatattaattttcttctaaaattgcaccaacttgaggtttttggtgatttttgatgatgtttttatgatgtaccctttattatttgagagcctacttacccagattttttacctctccttaacacaaaccaattaatcaccccaaacatcataaaaacatcataaaAATTCACCGAaatcctcaagttggtgcaattttagaagaaaagtaatattttggatgtaattttcaaaaaaaattatataaggctgtaattttcaaaataagatttataaaaggctgtaatcaacaatttaccCTATCCATTATGTATCACCTGTAAAAAGACCTAAAAATTTCTTACTAATATAATTTGTCTTTTTAAAGTTGTTAATTAACTAGTATAGCAACCCGTGCTACAGCATGGTAATTTTATAAAAGTTAATTCTAAATAGTTAgagtattaatattattttaataaattgaatttaatttaatgttaatGTGCTTTTATATATAAAACTAACCATAAGAAATATTCCATATATGGGGGGCAAAGTGATTAACGgctatattattattaattgtgTAGAATATTGTAGTAGAAATATTCCATATATGGGTTGACTAAAATATTTTGACTACAATATATTAGAAGGGAATATTCTAGAAGGGAATATTCCGTATGGGGGAAAGATGAGCGGAAAACTTGAGCGGGAATAACACATGTGTTATTCTTTTAGTCTATAGGGGATTAGTAGATTTGATATATAAAAAGTGGTACTTATTAATTAGCCAATGCTTTTTTCTTCGTTATTTTGTTCCGACCAATAATATTTTTCTTTAAGCAAATTCGAAAAGAGTGACACTATTTTGAAGATTGAAGATCAAAAACGGAAGAATTCGAATGGTTCATCTTTTTTATATTTGGCAAACCCATGAAAATTTCGATAAATTACCATGAGTTTGATGGGGGATGTTAGAAGATTACGGTATATTGTTATATACCGTAATCAGAATATTATCGATATTATGCGATATTATGCAATAAGTTAATTATGTTCACCATTGTTAAGAGATGCTATTATTATTATGTTCATATCGTAGAAGTACTATAAAATGCAAACCATGGTAATGGTTAGAGACGCGAACAAACTATCAATAATTCGATAATCGCTTTATGAATTCCTCCCCTCTCCGATTCTAATAAAGTGCTATATACCTGAGAGGCCGAGAGTAATAGAATCATAAAATACTAATTTAAATAAGGGTTATGATAAATACAACtcagtgggttgtatttaagcaactaaaagaggaaataaatagttaatatacgcattaattgcattgatttatgagtaatttactctctaatttcCTCGTTTTTGTTGTACTCGTGTCATTTTTTTTTGTGAGACCGTTTATTTACTCACGTTGATTTATTTCCCATTTACATGCAATTAATTAGCTTTACTCAATTTGATTTTCCTAAATAAAATACTCCGTAATAGATAAAGAAGTATTCGCAAATTAATAGCTAGCAATTTTTATATATAGGTGATACATTAAAATTAATTTGAAATTTACAAGAatgttaaattaatttgaaatttttaggGCTTTTTATAGGTGATACATAATAAATATATTTCCTAAAGAGAACAATTTTATTTCGACGTAATATACATGCATGGATTGCATGGTAGTACATGCAATGATACTATTACTATAACAATATCTTAAAGACTTTCGCCTATATACTCGTACTCCGTATTATTATATCAAAACGTAGTGCAATCCGCTGGAGCAAAAGAGACTTGTTGTGCTTGCAAATCATACCCAATATGAAAGTTGGTTTGAGCAATATTCCCAAATATGTAAGGAGGAGTATCTGTAGCTACCATTGCAAAACAAGACAACCCGTTGTCCGGAAAGAAACTATTTTCGGCATTAAGCACAACATCGCCTCCACTAAAATGGAACACCATACCCGGGAAATTTAACTCGTCCAATGAGTCGATCTCATAACAGGGATCGTACACCAGGCCCGAGTT
Encoded here:
- the LOC141599929 gene encoding aspartic proteinase CDR1-like → MYIQEGTLDPNGDGLVGLGGGPLSLVSQLGPNINYKFSYCLTPESSGATSKLNFGIDVTGPGVISTPFAQQDNTPPTFYTVTLDNISIGDTSVPVTNSIVVDSGTTFTILPSDIYEEIKTAVEASIELTPVNGPNPMFDPCYETDSLDGLNFAGMVFHFSGGDVMLKAENSFIITGDGFACFAMIPTDSPTFIRSIWEYCSNQLSYWV